The Rhizobium leguminosarum DNA segment CTTCGATTTCGTTGCCGTCAATCTTCAGTTTTGCCATCGTCGCTCAGTCCTGTTTCCCGTTTGCCTGATGACGGCAAACAAACCTATTTTTGCAACACTCTCATTGCCAAGCCGGATCTTTCGTCCTGCCGACACCTGATGTCGCCCAAATTCTCTGTCGCGTGTTCCAGGTCCGGAACCCGCACCGGCATCTGCGGCGCGAGGCCCCCGCCCGTCCGCCGATCTGCCCATCTTTCCGGCCGATTGCACGGCCGGACAGTTCATTTCCTTCGGCGCGCCCGCCCTGCCAGAACTTTTGCCTGGCCGGCCCAGTCGTCACGGTCGATGCGGCCGTTGACGCCAAGCTCGGCGTCGAGCCGGGCGATGTCCTCGGCGCTCCAGGCAGCAATCTCGGCGAAGCTGCGAATGCCCCGGTCGTTCAGCACCTGCTCCAGCTTCGGGCCGATGCCGGCGATCAGCTTCAGATCGTCAACTTTTTTCGCCCGCTGGGCCGGTTTTGCCTTCACAGCCGGCTTCGGCTGGCTGGCAGGGACCGGTCCGCTGACCGGTGTTACAACAGTCAGTTTCGGCCTTGCCTTCTTCTCGACGTCAGGCTTGGTCTCCGCCGCCGGGTTGGCCGCGGCCACCGGCTTGACCACAGCCTTGGCGACAACCTTGACCTCAGGGCGGATATTCTCCGGCCGGATATCGACGGCGGGCATCGGCTCGTCCGGCGGCGTGTCATCGAGGGCGGCAGCGACTTTGCCGGTGGTTTCCAGCGCGCTCTGGAAGGCGCCGAAGAAGGCGCCGGCCATCTGGGTCGAGAGACCGAAGCCGATCGCGGTTGCGGCGGCAAAGGCTGCGGCGGGATGCGCCATCAGCGGATGCACCGGCATTGCCCGCGCATTTTCCAGCATCTCG contains these protein-coding regions:
- a CDS encoding 5' DNA nuclease — protein: MADKASKSGKKEDAADFAAGFGRLAAEMLENARAMPVHPLMAHPAAAFAAATAIGFGLSTQMAGAFFGAFQSALETTGKVAAALDDTPPDEPMPAVDIRPENIRPEVKVVAKAVVKPVAAANPAAETKPDVEKKARPKLTVVTPVSGPVPASQPKPAVKAKPAQRAKKVDDLKLIAGIGPKLEQVLNDRGIRSFAEIAAWSAEDIARLDAELGVNGRIDRDDWAGQAKVLAGRARRRK